The region CAGTATGTGGTATATCCTAAAGAAGGATATGAAGATAAATACAACAGTATGGATCTGCGTACAATACAAGATTGGATCATCAAACCACAGTTAGTTGGCGTTAAAGGAGTCGCTGAAGTAAACACATTAGGTGGACAACTTAAACAATATGAGATAGCGGTCAAACCTGATTTACTAAACAGTATGAATACCTCTATCCTAGAGATATTCTCAGCACTAGAAGCAAATAACGAAAATACAGGAGGTGCTTATATTGATAAGAAACCGTATGCCTACTTCATCCGAAGTGTAGGTATGGTCAAAAGCATCGAGGATATAGAACGCATCGTCGTGAAGACTAATAATGGTACTCCTGTACTTATCCGCGATGTAGCAGAAGTGCGTATCGGTAGCAGTATCCGCTATGGTGCTGTAACGAAAGATGGAAAGGGAGAAGATGTCAGCGGAATGGTGATGATGCTTAAAGATGCCAATACACAGGAAGTAGTAAAAGCGGTAAAAGAGCGTATGACCCAGATAGAGAAGTCTCTACCTGAGGGGGTAGCTATAGAACCGTTTATAGATAGAACTAAATTAATCGATAAAACGGTTAGCACTATACAGACTAACCTTATAGAAGGAGCCTTAATCGTAGTATTCGTTTTAGTACTATTATTAGGTAACTGGAGAGCAGGGCTTATCGTAGCCTCAGTGATTCCTCTTGCTCTGCTGTTTGCCATCTCTATGATGAAGTTATTTGGAGTTAGTGGTAACTTGATGAGTTTAGGAGCTATTGACTTTGGATTGATAGTCGATGGGGCTGTTATTATCGTAGAGGCTATCGTCCATCGCCTCCATATAGGGAAGAATAGAAAGTTGACCCAAGAAGAAATGAATAACGAGGTCTATGGCGCAGCTTCTAAGATTAGAACAAGTGCCTCTTTTGGAGAGATTATTATCCTTATCGTGTACTTACCTATCCTAGCGTTGACAGGGATAGAAGGTAAGATGTTTGGCCCGATGGCGATGACTGTATCATTCGCTATCCTAGGAGCATTTATTCTTTCATTAACCTATGTACCGATGGCTTCTGCCCTATTCTTATCTAAGAAAGCAGGTAAAGAGAAGCCTAACTTTAGTGATAAGATTATAGACAAATTATATAGCTGGTATAAACCATTATTAGAAGGTGCATTCAAAGCGAAGAGAGTTGTATTGGCTATTGCATTTGGGCTATTTGCCTTTGCTTTATTTGTCTTTGGACGTATGGGTGGAGAGTTCATCCCTACCCTAGATGAAGGAGACTTAGCGACTCACGTGATTATCTCTTCTGGTAGTTCACTATCACAAGAAATAGAGACAACTACTAAAGCCGAAAAGATATTAAAAGACCGCTTCCCTGAAGTGAAGATGGTTATCTCTAAGATAGGTAGTGCTGAGATTCCGACAGATCCTATGCCAATGGAAGCGGCGGATATGATCGTTATCTTAAAAGAAAAGGAGGAATGGACATCAGCTAAGACTAAAGAAGAACTAATCCGATTAATGGAAGAGGCTTTAGAAGAAATACCTGGCGTAAGTACAGAATTCTCTCAGCCTATCCAAATGCGTTTTAACGAGTTAATGACAGGAGTGAGAAGTGATGTAGCTATTAAAGTATTTGGAGACGACCTAGATCGTCTAGCGAGTATAGGGGTTGAGATCAATAGCCTTATCGCTAACGTACCTGGTGTAGCAAGTACTAAACTAGAACGTGTAACGGGATTACCTCAGATATCGATTAAGTATGATCAAGATAAGCTAGCCTTATATGGATTAAAGATATCAGAGATAAGCCAAGTTGTTAGAGCTGGGTTTGCAGGAGAAACGGCAGGCGTAGTCTATGAAGGAGAGAAGAGATTTGACTTAGTAGTACGTCTAAACCAAGACTCTAGACAAGATATAGATAACCTTAGAAATATGTTTATCCCATTAGCCAATGGACAACAGATACCACTAGGACAAATCGCTAATATAGATTATGAAGATGGTCCTCAACAGATCAGTAGAGAAGATGGTAAAAGACGTATCGTACTTGGCTTTAATGTTAGAGAAAGAGATGTAAAAAGCGTAGTCGGAGACATACAGACTATACTAGATCAAAAACTAGATATGCCTGATGGATACTTTATCACGTATGGTGGTCAATTCGAAAACTTAGTAGAGGCGACTAACAGACTTATGATAGCAGTACCAGTAGCCTTGATGCTAATATTTGTCTTATTATACTTCACATTTAAATCAGTCAAACAATCACTAATGATCTTTACTGCGATACCGCTATCTGCTATCGGTGGTGTAGCTGCGTTATGGATGAGAGATATGCCGTTTAGTATCTCTGCAGGAGTAGGATTTATAGCATTATTCGGTGTAGCTGTACTAAATGGTATCGTACTAATAGGACAGTTTAATCAACTAAAAACGGAAGGTATGGATTTATACGAAAGAATTATAGAGGGGACTAAGATACGTCTACGCCCTGTATTACTTACTGCTATGGTGGCTTCCTTAGGATTTTTACCGATGGCGCTGAGCACAAGTGCTGGTGCAGAAGTACAAAAACCGTTAGCAACAGTAGTAATCGGTGGATTAATATCTGCTACGATACTTACTTTAATTGTACTGCCTATTATCTATTACTATGAAGAAAGAGGTTTTAGATTAGGAAAGCAAAACAAGACAATCATCGCTTCTACGCTTTTATTGTTAATCGGACTAGGTGCACAAGCACAAGAAGTAAGAAGGTTGACATTAGAAGATGCGTTACAATTAAGTATTAGCAACAATAAAGGAATCAAGGCTGCAGAGTTAAACACAAGAGCCCAAAAACAAATGACCAATACAAGCTTTGACTTGGCTAAAACAGATATCTCAACAGGCTTTGGTTACTTAGACACGAAAGAGAAAAAAGATATAACACTATCTATCTCACAGTCTTTCTCTCCGTTTACTTACGGAAAGAAAAAACAAGTGCTAAATAAAGCATACGAAACAGCTATGTTACAACAAGAGGGAACTATTATCGTCACAGAGTATGCTGTCAAACAAGCTTGGGAAAACTTATTATATGCACTATCGAAAGAGGTGTTATTAAACGAGCAAGCTGATTTATTAAAAGACTTCTCTAGATCTGCTAAGTTGCGTTATCAGACAGGAGAAACTACGTTAATGGAAAGTAATGTAGCCTCTGCTAAAGAACAAGAACTAAGAGTGATGATTACACAGAATAAAACAATCATCAACAACGAAACATCTAAGCTAAAAGCATTGCTAAATTTAGAAGAAGACTTTATCCCTTCTAGCCCTGCGATAGCCTATGACAAGCACGATGCGGAAAAAGTGTTTGACCTAAACTTAAACAACACAATCCAATTAGCAGAGAAAGAAATAGAAACAATAGAGGCCAATAGAAAATTAGAGAAAGCTAACTTATTACCTGATTTCTCTTTGGGATATAATATAAAATCTGACTCAGGTACCTATACAGGAAGTAATGGCTTACCTACTACTTATGGCAAGGATCTACGCGTACCAAGCTACACAGTGGGTATCTCAATACCCCTCTTCTTTGGAAGTCAAAAATCAAAGATCAAAGCGATGAAATATGAAGTAGAACAAGCTACATTCCAAAAAGAATATATACATAAACAGTTAGAAGAAAGTGTACAACAGCAATTCGATATTATTAAAGCACAAGAGAAAGTAATCGATTACTATCAAGAGAATGCTTTAAAGAATGCTGCTCTTATCAAAGATCACGCAAAGAAATCATATAATAATGGGGATATCTCTTATGTAGAATATATTCAATCTGTAGAGACAGCACTAACTATTCAAATGAACTACTTAGACGCTATCCTACAGTACAACTTAAGTCACAATACCCTACATTATTTAGTAAACCAATAATATCAGAGAAATGAAAAAGTCAATTATATTTATCTCAATAGCATCTAGTATCTTACTGTTTAGTTGTAAAAAAGAAGAAGATATTAAAGAGAATACAGTACCCTCTACAGAACAAAAAGAAGAATCTAATGAAGAATCTGGGACTAAAGAAGTAGAACTTAATCAAGCACAATACACTGCTTCTAAAATACAATTAGGACAAATAACTCAAAAAAATCTAAGCGATGTCATCCGCATCAATGGTAATACAGAACTACCTGCCCAGAGTCAAGCAGATGTATCTTCATTCTTAAGCGGTACAATCACGAACATCAATGTGAACTTAGGTGATTATGTAAAGAAAGGACAGACATTAGCGATAATAGATAGCCCTGAATATATCCAGCTACAAGAGGAATATACCATCTCTAAAAACACTTTAGAATACCTAGAGCTTGAGTTTAAACGTCAACAGACTTTAAGAGCCGAAAACGTAAACTCTGAAAAAACGTTCCAAAAGACGAAGTCAGAGCTAAACATAGAACGCGCAAGATATCAGTCTCTAAGCAATAGATTAAGCCTAGTCACAAGTTCTAAAGGAGCTAAATCACTGAGAATAGTGTCTCCCATAACAGGTAATATCGCTACCATTCCTGTGAAGATAGGAACTAACATTATGGCAGGACAATCGCTGTTCACTATAGTAGACAACTCTCAGATACACTTAGACCTAATGGTCTATGAGAAAGATTTACCTTATGTAAAAGTAGGTCAAAAGGTATCTTTTAACTTTACGAATATCAATAAATCTGAGGTAACAGCTACGATATTTAGCATTGGTAAATCATTTGAACCTGGTACAAAAACAGTAATTGCTCACGCTAATATAGAGAATGTGCCTGAGACGTTAATACCTGGTCTTTATGTCAATGCGCTAGTTCACGTTGGCGAAAAGACAGTAGATGCCTTGCCTAATGAAGCTATCGTTAAAGCTGATGGACGTGAGTTTATCTTCGTATTAGAAGATGCACACGAAGAAGAAGGTGGTACATCATACCACTTCCAAAGGATAGAAGTAAAAACAGGTGTATCTGAACTAGGATATTCTCAAGTATCTGTACTACAAGAAATGCCAAAAGACGCACAAGTAGTATTATCAGGTGCATACTACATACAGAGTCATTTAATCAAAAGTGAAGGTGGCGGAGGTCACGATCACTAGACTAAAAAACATATTATAAACTTCATTATAACCAAAAAAGGCTATCGTACTGATAGTCTTTTTTGGTTTATATACAGAGTATTAATATTTATCACCTAGTATTAGTCTTTACCCTCTTCTCTTATTGAGGATTGCGTGAAGTTTCTGTGAGGTGTTGTTGCTGAAAACGACCTTTTGAGCTAGAATACCTCTAGCATTCGGCTACAATTTGGCAATATACCGCAAGACAGAACACTTCTCTTCTATTGTTCTACAACTTAATCGCTTTAATCATTCTATCGTTTGTTAATATATCTTTTCTCAACTGAACATCTGTAAATGACAGAGATTCAAATAATGCTTTCGTTTCTTCTCCTAAATATTGATTAATCTCATAGAATAACATCCCTCCTGTTTTTAGGTTGTCATTAGCTAACTGTGCTATCTTTCTATAAAAGATCA is a window of Myroides oncorhynchi DNA encoding:
- a CDS encoding CusA/CzcA family heavy metal efflux RND transporter; the protein is MLDKIIHFSIRNKFIIGLFVLGLITLGTYSLINLPMDTQPDITNNQVQIITSSPTLATQEVEQFITYPIEQAIKPIPNITELRSISRFGLSVITVVFTEDTDIYWARAQISEKLKVAEEVIPKGVGTPELAPVSTGLGEIYQYVVYPKEGYEDKYNSMDLRTIQDWIIKPQLVGVKGVAEVNTLGGQLKQYEIAVKPDLLNSMNTSILEIFSALEANNENTGGAYIDKKPYAYFIRSVGMVKSIEDIERIVVKTNNGTPVLIRDVAEVRIGSSIRYGAVTKDGKGEDVSGMVMMLKDANTQEVVKAVKERMTQIEKSLPEGVAIEPFIDRTKLIDKTVSTIQTNLIEGALIVVFVLVLLLGNWRAGLIVASVIPLALLFAISMMKLFGVSGNLMSLGAIDFGLIVDGAVIIVEAIVHRLHIGKNRKLTQEEMNNEVYGAASKIRTSASFGEIIILIVYLPILALTGIEGKMFGPMAMTVSFAILGAFILSLTYVPMASALFLSKKAGKEKPNFSDKIIDKLYSWYKPLLEGAFKAKRVVLAIAFGLFAFALFVFGRMGGEFIPTLDEGDLATHVIISSGSSLSQEIETTTKAEKILKDRFPEVKMVISKIGSAEIPTDPMPMEAADMIVILKEKEEWTSAKTKEELIRLMEEALEEIPGVSTEFSQPIQMRFNELMTGVRSDVAIKVFGDDLDRLASIGVEINSLIANVPGVASTKLERVTGLPQISIKYDQDKLALYGLKISEISQVVRAGFAGETAGVVYEGEKRFDLVVRLNQDSRQDIDNLRNMFIPLANGQQIPLGQIANIDYEDGPQQISREDGKRRIVLGFNVRERDVKSVVGDIQTILDQKLDMPDGYFITYGGQFENLVEATNRLMIAVPVALMLIFVLLYFTFKSVKQSLMIFTAIPLSAIGGVAALWMRDMPFSISAGVGFIALFGVAVLNGIVLIGQFNQLKTEGMDLYERIIEGTKIRLRPVLLTAMVASLGFLPMALSTSAGAEVQKPLATVVIGGLISATILTLIVLPIIYYYEERGFRLGKQNKTIIASTLLLLIGLGAQAQEVRRLTLEDALQLSISNNKGIKAAELNTRAQKQMTNTSFDLAKTDISTGFGYLDTKEKKDITLSISQSFSPFTYGKKKQVLNKAYETAMLQQEGTIIVTEYAVKQAWENLLYALSKEVLLNEQADLLKDFSRSAKLRYQTGETTLMESNVASAKEQELRVMITQNKTIINNETSKLKALLNLEEDFIPSSPAIAYDKHDAEKVFDLNLNNTIQLAEKEIETIEANRKLEKANLLPDFSLGYNIKSDSGTYTGSNGLPTTYGKDLRVPSYTVGISIPLFFGSQKSKIKAMKYEVEQATFQKEYIHKQLEESVQQQFDIIKAQEKVIDYYQENALKNAALIKDHAKKSYNNGDISYVEYIQSVETALTIQMNYLDAILQYNLSHNTLHYLVNQ
- a CDS encoding efflux RND transporter periplasmic adaptor subunit yields the protein MKKSIIFISIASSILLFSCKKEEDIKENTVPSTEQKEESNEESGTKEVELNQAQYTASKIQLGQITQKNLSDVIRINGNTELPAQSQADVSSFLSGTITNINVNLGDYVKKGQTLAIIDSPEYIQLQEEYTISKNTLEYLELEFKRQQTLRAENVNSEKTFQKTKSELNIERARYQSLSNRLSLVTSSKGAKSLRIVSPITGNIATIPVKIGTNIMAGQSLFTIVDNSQIHLDLMVYEKDLPYVKVGQKVSFNFTNINKSEVTATIFSIGKSFEPGTKTVIAHANIENVPETLIPGLYVNALVHVGEKTVDALPNEAIVKADGREFIFVLEDAHEEEGGTSYHFQRIEVKTGVSELGYSQVSVLQEMPKDAQVVLSGAYYIQSHLIKSEGGGGHDH